The following coding sequences are from one Achromobacter sp. B7 window:
- a CDS encoding c-type cytochrome has product MHLKISLWVAAACVLSAGAVQAQTTGLDLAKSKACMACHQVEAKRVGPPLKSVAERYAGQGDAMVDYLAGKIRGGGRGAWGAVPMPAQTHVSQEDARLLAEWILSLAPAKQ; this is encoded by the coding sequence ATGCATTTGAAGATTAGTCTGTGGGTGGCCGCCGCCTGCGTGTTGAGCGCGGGCGCGGTCCAGGCACAAACCACCGGCCTGGATTTGGCCAAAAGCAAGGCCTGTATGGCCTGCCATCAAGTAGAAGCCAAGCGCGTGGGGCCTCCGCTGAAGAGCGTGGCGGAACGTTATGCCGGGCAGGGCGACGCCATGGTGGATTACCTGGCCGGCAAGATTCGCGGTGGCGGTCGTGGCGCGTGGGGCGCGGTTCCCATGCCTGCCCAAACGCATGTCAGCCAGGAAGACGCCCGCCTGCTGGCCGAATGGATATTGTCGCTGGCGCCCGCCAAGCAGTAG
- the lgt gene encoding prolipoprotein diacylglyceryl transferase, whose translation MLQYPKFDPVALQIGPLAIHWYGLMYLAGFALVYVLGRRRITSGHTTSLNMRDLEDLIFYSVLGVVLGGRLGYVLFYKPAYYLAHPLEVAYLWQGGMSFHGGLIGVIVVMLLFARKKKLPFFAISDFIAPLIPLGLGFGRLGNFINGELWGRPTDVPWAMVFPDSGDGLARHPSQLYELGLEGIVLFALLWWFSSKPRPLGQVSGLFLMGYGTFRFLVEFTREPDNFLGLLAGGLSMGQWLSVPMVALGAIMFTLTAKRSSR comes from the coding sequence ATGCTGCAATATCCAAAATTCGATCCCGTAGCCCTGCAGATCGGGCCGCTGGCCATTCATTGGTACGGGCTGATGTATCTGGCGGGTTTCGCCCTGGTGTATGTGCTTGGGCGTCGGCGCATCACAAGCGGCCACACCACGTCGCTGAACATGCGCGACCTTGAAGACCTGATTTTTTACAGCGTGCTGGGCGTGGTGCTGGGTGGCCGGCTTGGCTATGTGCTGTTCTACAAGCCTGCGTACTACCTGGCGCATCCGCTGGAAGTCGCCTATCTATGGCAGGGCGGCATGTCGTTTCACGGCGGGCTGATAGGCGTGATCGTCGTCATGCTGCTGTTCGCCCGCAAGAAGAAGCTGCCGTTTTTCGCCATCAGTGATTTCATCGCGCCGCTGATCCCGCTGGGTCTGGGTTTTGGCCGACTGGGCAACTTCATCAATGGCGAGCTTTGGGGTCGTCCGACCGACGTGCCGTGGGCCATGGTGTTCCCGGACAGCGGCGACGGACTGGCGCGCCATCCGTCCCAACTGTATGAGCTGGGCCTGGAAGGCATCGTGCTGTTTGCGTTGCTGTGGTGGTTTTCCAGCAAGCCGCGCCCGCTGGGCCAGGTTAGCGGGCTGTTCCTGATGGGCTACGGAACGTTCCGCTTCCTGGTGGAATTCACCCGCGAGCCGGACAACTTTCTTGGCCTGCTCGCGGGGGGCTTAAGCATGGGACAGTGGCTGTCCGTGCCGATGGTCGCCTTGGGCGCCATCATGTTCACCCTCACTGCAAAACGATCGTCCCGTTAA
- a CDS encoding cell division protein ZapA, which produces MERVDVTILGRDYSLACSAEEKPTLMAAVRHVDQLMLRIQGTGKISSNERIAVMAALQVAGELLAMKAPDGPLGGLAVGDFKRRIEDMNAVLDDALSGQEKLL; this is translated from the coding sequence ATGGAACGCGTAGACGTAACCATATTAGGACGCGACTATTCACTGGCTTGCTCTGCTGAAGAGAAGCCCACGTTGATGGCCGCCGTGCGTCATGTCGACCAGTTGATGCTGCGCATCCAGGGAACCGGCAAGATTTCCAGCAACGAACGCATTGCCGTCATGGCCGCTTTGCAAGTCGCCGGCGAGCTGCTTGCGATGAAAGCGCCCGATGGTCCGCTAGGGGGTTTGGCGGTTGGCGACTTCAAGCGTAGAATTGAGGACATGAACGCAGTACTCGATGACGCCTTGTCGGGTCAGGAAAAACTGCTCTAA
- a CDS encoding Lrp/AsnC family transcriptional regulator has translation MSDIELDRTDLRILAELQRDGRLSNQELADRVSLSPSPCLRRVRRLEEKGFIKKYVALIDAEKVGLGLLAYVNIRLNKHSGSSHAPMSDFARDVQLWPEVVECYAMSGDMDYLLRIQVADLAHFSRFAMDTLMRHPAVIDMRSFFALQQIKETTELRL, from the coding sequence ATGTCTGATATCGAGCTTGACAGGACAGATCTCAGGATCCTGGCCGAACTGCAGCGCGACGGTCGCTTAAGCAACCAGGAACTGGCTGACCGCGTTTCCTTATCCCCCAGCCCATGCTTGAGACGGGTCCGACGGCTGGAAGAAAAGGGCTTCATCAAAAAGTACGTCGCCCTGATCGATGCCGAGAAGGTCGGGCTGGGACTGTTGGCATACGTGAACATTCGCTTGAACAAGCACAGCGGTTCCAGTCACGCACCAATGAGCGACTTCGCACGGGACGTACAGCTGTGGCCAGAGGTAGTCGAGTGCTATGCGATGTCTGGCGATATGGACTACCTTCTCCGGATACAGGTAGCCGACCTGGCGCATTTTTCACGCTTCGCAATGGACACGCTGATGCGCCACCCGGCAGTCATCGACATGCGTTCCTTCTTTGCGCTTCAGCAAATCAAGGAAACGACGGAGCTGCGTCTGTAG
- a CDS encoding SIMPL domain-containing protein (The SIMPL domain is named for its presence in mouse protein SIMPL (signalling molecule that associates with mouse pelle-like kinase). Bacterial member BP26, from Brucella, was shown to assemble into a channel-like structure, while YggE from E. coli has been associated with resistance to oxidative stress.), translated as MFKHPVFSLTKLGAACAAVAAIAAVQPAYAQAQGAVAPAAAESSTNRSPEMTLQAAASSEVKQDTVRISLTAEVDAPDQPAAGKKLTAILDDVVKRARDTKGVDVRTGGFNVWPNTNSKGKISSWRGQGEVVLESRDFDAAAALASKLSDKTAISNIAFSLSREAREAEERKLLKEAAQAFKDRALAAANAFGFSGYRLSKLELGGSGGPVPMPRMLGAAAMAKDASGGFSPDVPLEAGDVTVSVAVNGTIVLQ; from the coding sequence ATGTTCAAACACCCTGTTTTTTCGCTGACGAAACTCGGCGCAGCGTGCGCAGCCGTGGCCGCCATCGCCGCCGTGCAACCGGCATACGCACAAGCGCAAGGTGCCGTGGCGCCCGCGGCAGCGGAATCGTCCACGAATCGTTCTCCCGAAATGACGCTGCAAGCCGCGGCCTCATCCGAGGTCAAGCAGGACACCGTTCGCATTTCTTTGACTGCTGAAGTCGATGCCCCCGATCAGCCTGCGGCGGGCAAGAAGCTGACGGCCATCCTGGATGACGTCGTCAAGCGCGCGCGTGACACCAAGGGCGTTGACGTCCGCACGGGCGGTTTCAACGTGTGGCCGAACACGAACAGCAAGGGCAAGATCAGTTCTTGGCGTGGCCAGGGCGAAGTGGTGCTGGAGTCCAGGGACTTCGACGCGGCAGCCGCGTTGGCGTCCAAGCTATCGGATAAGACCGCCATCTCGAACATCGCGTTTTCGCTGTCGCGTGAAGCGCGCGAGGCCGAAGAACGCAAGCTGCTGAAAGAAGCGGCGCAGGCGTTCAAGGATCGCGCCCTGGCCGCGGCAAACGCGTTCGGCTTTTCTGGCTATCGCCTGTCCAAGCTCGAGCTTGGTGGTTCGGGTGGCCCGGTACCGATGCCGCGCATGCTGGGCGCGGCCGCCATGGCTAAAGACGCTTCCGGCGGCTTCAGCCCGGACGTCCCGCTGGAAGCGGGAGACGTCACGGTCAGCGTCGCTGTTAACGGGACGATCGTTTTGCAGTGA
- a CDS encoding tripartite tricarboxylate transporter permease: protein MELFDNLMLGFSVAFTPENLAYALLGCILGTLIGVLPGIGPVPTIAMLLPITYVLPPIAGLIMLAGIYYGAQYGGSTTAILVALPGETSAVVTVLDGHQMARNGRAGAALAIAALGSFFAGCVATLLLAAFAPPLAEVAFKFGPAEYFSLMCLGLVGAVVLASGSLPKAISMIILGLLLGMVGTDVNSGVARFDFGIPELQDGIDFAIVAMGVFGFAEIMTNLEQKENRVDITDKIGSLYPNKQEFKEAAPAVLRGTALGSALGILPGGGAVLSSFASYTLEKKISKNPERFGKGHPAGLAGPESANNAAAQTSFIPLLTLGIPGNAVMALMVGAMTIHNIQPGPQVMTSHPELFWGLIASMWIGNLMLVVLNLPLIGLWVKLLKVPYRILFPAILVFCTIGVYSLNYNSFDIFTTAIFGVIGYVWSKLKCEGAPLLLGLVLGPMMEENFRRALLLSRGDFSTFVTRPLSASLLAVAAFLVILVALPAIRKKREETFVEEE, encoded by the coding sequence ATGGAATTGTTTGACAACCTGATGTTGGGCTTCTCGGTGGCGTTCACGCCCGAGAACCTGGCCTATGCACTGCTGGGCTGCATTCTGGGTACGCTGATTGGCGTGTTGCCCGGTATTGGCCCGGTCCCGACCATCGCGATGCTGCTGCCGATCACGTATGTGTTGCCCCCGATTGCCGGCCTGATCATGCTTGCAGGCATCTATTACGGCGCGCAATACGGCGGTTCGACCACGGCGATTCTTGTGGCGCTGCCAGGGGAAACGTCCGCGGTGGTGACCGTGCTGGACGGCCACCAGATGGCCCGTAACGGCCGTGCCGGTGCCGCCTTGGCTATCGCTGCACTGGGCTCGTTCTTTGCCGGTTGCGTGGCCACGCTGCTGTTGGCCGCCTTCGCGCCCCCGCTGGCTGAAGTGGCCTTCAAGTTCGGCCCCGCCGAGTACTTCTCGCTGATGTGTCTGGGTCTGGTCGGCGCCGTGGTGCTGGCTTCCGGCTCGCTGCCCAAGGCGATCTCGATGATCATCCTGGGCCTGCTGTTGGGCATGGTCGGCACCGACGTCAACTCGGGCGTTGCCCGCTTCGACTTCGGCATCCCCGAACTGCAAGACGGTATCGACTTCGCCATCGTGGCCATGGGTGTGTTCGGCTTTGCCGAAATCATGACCAACCTGGAGCAGAAGGAAAACCGCGTCGACATCACCGACAAGATCGGCTCGCTGTACCCGAACAAGCAGGAATTCAAGGAAGCCGCTCCCGCCGTGCTGCGCGGTACGGCCCTGGGTTCGGCCCTGGGTATCTTGCCCGGCGGTGGCGCCGTGCTGTCGTCCTTCGCTTCCTACACCCTGGAAAAGAAGATCTCGAAGAATCCGGAACGCTTCGGCAAGGGCCACCCGGCCGGCCTGGCTGGTCCGGAATCGGCGAACAACGCTGCCGCGCAGACGTCGTTCATTCCGCTGCTGACGCTCGGTATCCCGGGTAACGCCGTGATGGCGCTGATGGTCGGCGCAATGACGATTCACAACATCCAGCCCGGCCCGCAAGTCATGACGAGCCACCCGGAGCTGTTCTGGGGCTTGATCGCTTCGATGTGGATCGGCAACCTGATGCTGGTGGTGCTGAACCTGCCGCTGATCGGCCTGTGGGTCAAGCTGCTGAAGGTGCCCTACCGCATCCTGTTCCCGGCGATTCTGGTGTTCTGCACGATCGGTGTGTATTCGTTGAACTACAACTCGTTCGACATCTTCACAACGGCTATCTTCGGTGTCATCGGCTACGTGTGGTCGAAGCTCAAGTGCGAAGGCGCACCGCTGCTGCTGGGCCTGGTTCTGGGCCCCATGATGGAAGAAAACTTCCGCCGTGCCTTGCTGCTGTCGCGTGGCGATTTCAGCACCTTCGTGACGCGTCCGCTGTCGGCATCGCTGCTGGCCGTGGCTGCCTTCCTGGTGATCCTGGTGGCCCTGCCCGCCATCCGCAAGAAGCGCGAAGAGACCTTCGTCGAAGAAGAGTAA
- the hppD gene encoding 4-hydroxyphenylpyruvate dioxygenase: protein MSSAFQPWDNPMGTAGFEFIEYAAPDPAALRKVFELLGFKAIAKHRHKDVTLYRQGGVNFLINAEPDSFAQRFARLHGPSICAIGFRVQDANAAYKRALELGAWGFDSHSGPMELNIPAIKGIGDSLIYLVDRWTGKEGHGGIGDISIYDVDFVPVDPDNAQADLNHRGAGLTLVDHLTHNVHKGRMAEWSEFYERLFNFREVRYFDIEGKVTGVKSKAMTSPCGNIRIPINEEGTEEKGQIQEYLDLYRGEGIQHIAMATDDIYSTIEALRESGVVFLDTPETYYELLDRRLPNHGEDVARLQKNRILLDGAPGGGLLLQIFTENQIGPIFFEIIQRKGNDGFGEGNFKALFESIELDQMRRGVVKNVE from the coding sequence ATGAGCAGCGCATTTCAACCGTGGGACAACCCAATGGGCACCGCCGGGTTCGAGTTCATTGAGTACGCCGCGCCGGACCCCGCCGCGTTGCGCAAGGTGTTCGAGCTGCTTGGCTTCAAAGCCATCGCCAAGCACCGCCACAAGGATGTCACGCTGTATCGCCAGGGCGGCGTCAACTTCCTGATCAACGCCGAGCCGGATTCCTTTGCACAACGCTTCGCGCGACTGCACGGTCCGTCGATCTGTGCGATCGGTTTTCGCGTGCAAGACGCCAATGCGGCATACAAGCGCGCCTTGGAACTGGGTGCGTGGGGCTTCGACTCGCACAGTGGTCCGATGGAATTGAACATTCCCGCCATCAAGGGCATCGGCGATTCGCTGATTTACCTGGTTGACCGCTGGACCGGCAAGGAAGGCCACGGCGGTATTGGCGACATCAGCATCTATGACGTGGACTTCGTGCCCGTGGACCCGGACAATGCGCAGGCCGACCTGAATCACCGCGGCGCGGGCCTGACGCTGGTGGATCACCTGACGCACAACGTCCACAAGGGCCGCATGGCCGAGTGGTCGGAGTTCTACGAGCGCCTGTTCAATTTCCGCGAAGTGCGCTACTTCGATATCGAAGGCAAGGTGACGGGCGTGAAGTCGAAGGCCATGACTTCGCCTTGCGGCAACATCCGCATTCCGATCAACGAAGAAGGCACGGAAGAGAAAGGACAGATCCAGGAGTATCTGGACCTGTACCGCGGCGAAGGCATCCAGCATATCGCGATGGCCACGGATGACATCTACAGCACCATTGAGGCGCTGCGCGAGTCGGGCGTCGTGTTTCTGGATACGCCGGAAACGTACTACGAGCTGCTGGACCGCCGCCTGCCCAACCACGGCGAAGACGTTGCCCGCCTGCAGAAAAACCGCATCTTGTTGGACGGCGCGCCGGGTGGTGGCCTGCTGCTGCAGATCTTCACGGAAAACCAGATCGGGCCGATCTTCTTTGAGATCATTCAGCGCAAGGGCAACGACGGATTCGGCGAAGGCAATTTCAAGGCCCTGTTCGAATCGATCGAGCTGGACCAGATGCGCCGTGGCGTTGTGAAGAACGTCGAGTAA
- the msrA gene encoding peptide-methionine (S)-S-oxide reductase MsrA produces MAEQPSPGNEVAVLGGGCFWCVEAVFADLRGVKSVLPGYSGGHVDNPSYEQVCGKETGHIEVARIEFDPSELSFSDLLRVFFATHDPTTPGRQGNDIGPQYESAIFWQNESQREQAEAVIAEVEAQQVYDAPIVTKLLPPARFWQAEDYHSNYFALHPEQGYCQFVIAPKVAKFRKQFQDRLKR; encoded by the coding sequence ATGGCAGAACAACCTTCCCCCGGCAACGAGGTCGCCGTCCTTGGCGGCGGCTGCTTCTGGTGCGTCGAAGCGGTCTTCGCTGATCTGCGTGGAGTCAAAAGCGTCTTGCCCGGCTACAGCGGCGGGCACGTCGACAACCCCAGCTACGAGCAAGTGTGCGGCAAAGAGACCGGGCATATCGAAGTGGCCCGAATCGAATTCGACCCGTCGGAGTTGTCGTTCAGCGATTTGCTGCGTGTGTTTTTCGCTACCCACGATCCCACCACGCCGGGGCGCCAGGGCAATGACATTGGCCCGCAGTACGAGTCGGCCATCTTCTGGCAGAACGAGTCGCAGCGCGAGCAGGCCGAAGCGGTCATCGCCGAGGTCGAGGCGCAGCAGGTGTATGACGCGCCCATTGTCACCAAGCTGCTGCCGCCGGCCCGGTTCTGGCAAGCCGAGGACTACCACAGCAATTACTTTGCTTTGCATCCCGAACAAGGCTATTGCCAGTTCGTGATCGCGCCCAAGGTCGCGAAGTTCCGCAAGCAATTCCAGGATCGCCTGAAGCGCTGA
- the ilvD gene encoding dihydroxy-acid dehydratase — protein sequence MPNNERSRHITHGVARAPNRAMYYALGYKEADFDNPMIGVANGHSTITPCNSGLQRLADAAIDAIRASSANPQVFGTPTISDGMSMGTEGMKYSLVSREVIADCIETAAQGQWMDGVVVIGGCDKNMPGGMIALARTNVPGIYVYGGTIKPGHYKGNDLTIVSVFEAVGEYTMGRMPEADFKQIEKCAIPGSGSCGGMYTANTMSSAFEAMGMSLPYSSTMANEDDEKVVSAAESARVLVDAVRRNLRPRDIITRESIENAVSVIMATGGSTNAVLHFLAIAHAAEVPWTIDDFERIRKRVPVLCDLKPSGKYVATDLHRAGGIPQVMKLLLNAGLLHGDCITITGKTIAETLADVPDTPRADQDVIMPLDRALYPQGHLAILKGNLSPEGCVAKITGLKNPVMTGPARVFDSEDDAMTAIMARQIKDGDVVVIRYEGPKGGPGMREMLAPTSALVGQGLGETVGLITDGRFSGGTWGMVVGHVAPEAFVGGPIALIQEGDSVTIDAHKLLLQLNISDEDLAARRQAWVQPKPRYTRGVLAKFGKLASTASRGAVTDAFED from the coding sequence ATGCCGAACAATGAACGTTCCCGCCACATCACCCATGGCGTCGCGCGCGCGCCCAACCGCGCCATGTACTACGCGTTGGGCTACAAGGAAGCCGACTTCGACAACCCCATGATCGGCGTGGCTAACGGCCATTCCACGATCACGCCGTGCAACAGCGGCCTGCAAAGGTTGGCGGACGCGGCCATCGATGCCATCCGCGCATCCAGCGCGAATCCCCAGGTGTTCGGCACGCCCACCATATCCGATGGCATGTCGATGGGTACCGAGGGCATGAAGTATTCACTGGTGTCGCGCGAGGTTATCGCTGACTGCATCGAGACCGCTGCGCAAGGCCAGTGGATGGATGGCGTGGTGGTCATCGGCGGCTGCGACAAGAACATGCCGGGCGGCATGATCGCCCTGGCGCGCACGAACGTGCCCGGCATCTACGTCTATGGCGGCACCATCAAGCCCGGCCATTACAAAGGCAACGACCTGACCATCGTGTCCGTGTTTGAGGCAGTGGGCGAATACACCATGGGGCGCATGCCCGAAGCCGACTTCAAGCAAATCGAAAAATGCGCGATACCTGGCTCGGGTTCCTGTGGCGGCATGTACACCGCCAACACCATGAGCTCTGCCTTCGAAGCCATGGGCATGAGCCTGCCGTATTCCAGCACAATGGCCAACGAGGACGACGAGAAAGTCGTGTCGGCCGCCGAGTCGGCGCGCGTCCTGGTCGATGCGGTGCGGCGCAATCTTCGACCGCGCGACATCATTACGCGCGAATCCATTGAAAACGCCGTGTCCGTCATCATGGCCACTGGCGGCTCGACAAATGCCGTGTTGCACTTCCTGGCTATTGCCCATGCCGCCGAGGTGCCGTGGACCATCGACGACTTCGAAAGGATCCGCAAGCGTGTTCCCGTTCTGTGCGACCTGAAGCCGTCGGGCAAATACGTCGCCACCGATCTGCATCGCGCGGGCGGCATCCCGCAGGTCATGAAGCTGCTGCTTAATGCCGGCCTCTTGCATGGCGACTGCATTACCATCACCGGCAAGACCATCGCAGAGACGCTGGCGGATGTACCCGATACGCCACGCGCGGATCAGGACGTCATCATGCCGCTGGACCGCGCGCTGTATCCGCAAGGGCATCTGGCGATTCTCAAGGGCAATTTGTCGCCGGAAGGCTGTGTGGCCAAGATCACGGGGCTGAAAAATCCCGTCATGACCGGCCCGGCACGCGTCTTCGATTCCGAAGATGACGCGATGACGGCCATCATGGCGCGGCAGATCAAGGATGGTGACGTCGTTGTCATCCGCTATGAAGGTCCCAAGGGTGGGCCCGGCATGCGCGAAATGTTGGCGCCTACGTCTGCCCTGGTGGGGCAGGGCCTGGGCGAAACGGTCGGGCTCATCACCGATGGCCGTTTTTCCGGCGGCACGTGGGGCATGGTGGTCGGCCACGTCGCGCCTGAAGCCTTCGTTGGCGGCCCGATCGCCCTGATCCAGGAAGGCGATTCGGTTACCATCGATGCCCACAAACTGCTGCTGCAGTTGAACATCAGCGACGAAGACCTGGCGGCTCGTCGCCAGGCCTGGGTCCAGCCCAAGCCGCGTTATACACGCGGTGTGCTTGCCAAATTCGGCAAGCTCGCCAGCACCGCGAGCCGTGGGGCAGTTACCGATGCATTTGAAGATTAG
- a CDS encoding tripartite tricarboxylate transporter TctB family protein: MQLRNRQDFWSGVMFIALGLGFAWQASSYQMGTAARMGPGYFPFWLGIVLALLGAIVLLGSLSKKAQETHVDKFDWRIVFLVVGSVVLYGFILKPLGIYLSVFILVVVSSLASHEFSLKVAVANAVFLVVFSYLAFVKGLGLIFPLWPSFLGMN, encoded by the coding sequence ATGCAGCTACGCAATCGACAGGACTTCTGGTCTGGGGTGATGTTCATCGCCCTTGGACTGGGATTTGCCTGGCAGGCCAGCAGCTACCAAATGGGTACTGCTGCCCGAATGGGCCCAGGGTACTTTCCTTTCTGGCTAGGCATTGTTCTGGCTTTGCTGGGCGCCATCGTGCTGCTTGGCTCGCTTTCCAAGAAAGCGCAGGAAACACACGTCGACAAGTTCGACTGGCGCATCGTTTTTCTCGTCGTGGGTTCGGTGGTCTTGTACGGATTCATCCTCAAGCCGCTGGGCATCTACCTTTCGGTATTCATCCTGGTTGTCGTAAGCAGCCTGGCCAGCCATGAGTTCAGCTTGAAGGTCGCCGTCGCCAACGCGGTCTTCCTGGTGGTGTTCTCGTATCTGGCATTCGTCAAGGGGCTGGGGCTGATCTTCCCGCTGTGGCCGTCCTTTCTGGGCATGAACTAA